A genomic stretch from Sulfobacillus thermosulfidooxidans includes:
- a CDS encoding Mrp/NBP35 family ATP-binding protein, translating to MLDQARVMRALENVYDPELHQSIVALNMVRNVAIEPSGRVALDIALTVEGCPLHQKITDDVNHVLRQDPEVTDVAVNLSVMNEQERKKAFQKAFESAQQNRAPGATSAKPNVTPPSTSSNTRQAPVIGPLPGQGPAEGMMSDANKTVVIGIASGKGGVGKSTITANLAVALSQLGARVGIIDMDIYGFSQGRMFGAKDKARVNEQEKIIPWQVHGVYLVSMGMFVEEGQAIVWRGPMLGKMMQQFFTDVAWPELDYLLIDLPPGTGDVALDIAQKVRKAKLVLVTTPQEVATYVAHRAGDVAKRAHQEIIGVIENMSYVLCPHGERMNIFGSGGGKALADLFHVPLLGQIPLESTVREGGDEGEPVVVSDPASLSSQVFLDIATRIKQQIEEEAAG from the coding sequence ATGTTAGATCAAGCCCGGGTAATGCGCGCTTTAGAAAATGTCTATGATCCCGAGTTACATCAAAGTATTGTCGCCTTAAATATGGTTCGCAATGTCGCTATTGAACCCAGCGGTCGTGTGGCTCTTGATATTGCCCTCACGGTTGAAGGCTGTCCACTGCATCAAAAAATTACCGATGATGTCAATCACGTCTTACGTCAAGATCCCGAAGTCACCGATGTCGCCGTCAATTTAAGTGTCATGAACGAACAAGAACGGAAAAAAGCCTTTCAAAAGGCATTCGAATCGGCACAACAAAACCGCGCACCAGGGGCTACATCCGCCAAACCCAATGTGACCCCGCCCAGTACCTCCTCAAATACCCGCCAAGCCCCAGTCATTGGTCCTTTACCCGGACAAGGTCCTGCAGAGGGAATGATGTCTGATGCGAACAAGACGGTCGTCATCGGCATTGCCAGTGGTAAAGGTGGTGTGGGCAAATCCACCATCACGGCTAACTTAGCCGTGGCGCTCAGTCAACTCGGAGCTCGCGTCGGGATTATCGATATGGATATTTATGGTTTTAGTCAAGGTCGAATGTTTGGCGCTAAGGACAAGGCCCGTGTCAACGAGCAAGAAAAAATCATTCCTTGGCAAGTGCATGGTGTCTATTTAGTCTCCATGGGGATGTTTGTGGAAGAAGGACAGGCTATCGTCTGGCGTGGACCGATGTTAGGAAAAATGATGCAACAATTTTTCACCGATGTGGCTTGGCCTGAACTCGATTACCTGCTCATCGACTTGCCTCCGGGCACCGGGGATGTTGCTTTAGATATTGCCCAAAAAGTGCGCAAAGCCAAATTAGTCTTAGTCACAACGCCCCAAGAGGTTGCCACCTATGTGGCCCACCGCGCGGGAGATGTGGCCAAAAGAGCCCACCAAGAAATTATCGGCGTGATTGAGAACATGTCCTATGTGCTGTGCCCACATGGTGAACGCATGAATATTTTCGGTTCGGGAGGCGGCAAAGCCTTAGCGGATTTATTCCATGTGCCCTTACTCGGGCAAATTCCTTTGGAATCTACCGTACGTGAAGGAGGAGACGAAGGAGAGCCGGTTGTCGTATCGGACCCCGCATCGCTTTCCAGTCAGGTATTTTTGGATATTGCCACCCGAATTAAACAACAGATCGAAGAAGAAGCCGCAGGGTAA
- a CDS encoding metal-sulfur cluster assembly factor, with protein MATTVTKDQVLEVLKEVTDPEIGVNVVDLGLVYNVEVHDDGVVQVEMTLTAPGCPLHDTITRTAEMAIETIDGVKEAHVDIVWNPPWTPDMLTDEGRRLLGF; from the coding sequence ATGGCTACAACGGTTACCAAAGACCAAGTCTTAGAAGTCCTCAAAGAGGTGACCGATCCCGAGATTGGCGTGAACGTAGTGGATTTGGGTTTGGTCTATAATGTCGAGGTGCACGATGACGGTGTTGTTCAAGTGGAAATGACATTAACCGCGCCTGGCTGTCCACTGCATGACACCATCACGCGAACGGCCGAAATGGCAATCGAAACGATCGATGGGGTTAAAGAAGCTCATGTTGATATCGTCTGGAATCCTCCGTGGACTCCTGATATGCTGACCGATGAGGGCCGTCGTCTCCTTGGCTTCTAA
- a CDS encoding type II secretion system F family protein: protein MRDLALWLAVTWSLAVLLLVVGYRSTRAYHITQKRLYAMGSIGVSTPGKHMPFDLFSAIRNTWSQGQNAAALKLRMSEYVSFLVGAFVVPAVIGFVVRGPIGGAMLGIIGLGGMLLYFRLMKQRYLRLAEQSLPDFLRGISGALRAGTSLTQAMALVAKETPDPLGSEISRVLRRESFGFSLEQTLNELTTRIPSKDLALAVMVINIQREIGGSLADILENIVQTIVARQRLAQEVRALTAQGRMSGWVLTVLPFILGIAIWFLDPNYMNPLFHTTMGLIMLGSATISVALGGFVINRLVRSPEL from the coding sequence ATGAGAGACTTGGCGTTGTGGCTGGCTGTTACATGGTCTTTAGCAGTTTTATTACTTGTCGTGGGATACCGTTCTACGCGGGCATATCACATTACGCAAAAGCGTCTTTATGCCATGGGCTCCATCGGCGTATCGACGCCGGGTAAGCATATGCCTTTTGATTTGTTTTCGGCTATTCGTAATACTTGGAGTCAAGGACAAAATGCCGCCGCACTAAAATTAAGGATGAGCGAATATGTTAGTTTTCTCGTGGGGGCTTTTGTCGTTCCTGCCGTGATTGGATTCGTTGTTCGAGGCCCAATTGGTGGGGCGATGTTAGGGATTATTGGTTTGGGCGGGATGCTTCTATATTTTCGTCTCATGAAGCAACGGTACTTGCGCCTCGCGGAACAAAGCTTACCCGATTTTCTTAGGGGAATATCAGGGGCTCTACGCGCTGGTACTTCTTTAACTCAAGCCATGGCCCTAGTAGCGAAAGAAACGCCTGATCCGTTGGGTTCAGAAATTTCCCGAGTTCTTCGGCGAGAATCCTTTGGATTTAGCCTCGAGCAAACTTTGAATGAATTAACTACCCGCATTCCGTCCAAGGATTTGGCATTAGCGGTGATGGTAATCAATATCCAACGGGAAATTGGGGGTTCACTCGCTGACATTTTGGAAAATATCGTGCAAACAATTGTTGCCCGTCAGCGATTAGCTCAAGAAGTGCGGGCTTTGACTGCTCAAGGGCGGATGAGTGGATGGGTCTTGACAGTCTTGCCGTTTATCTTAGGGATCGCCATTTGGTTTTTGGACCCGAATTATATGAATCCACTCTTTCATACTACCATGGGACTGATTATGCTAGGTTCGGCCACAATATCGGTTGCGTTAGGCGGCTTTGTGATTAACCGCTTAGTTCGTTCACCAGAACTATAA
- a CDS encoding CpaF family protein, whose amino-acid sequence MSLRNRINGMSSGASQAFKAIKTTQNSKAGEFDYLGTNFLALKSRVQDALLTQVMDPEKLSRDELRGIILNIVEADKEISPLEKDALVRILVDEILGYGPIQALLDDPDISEIMINGPSRVYIERHGSLIKTDVTFRDEAHLRSVLEKMLSFTGRRVDESSPMVDARLPDGSRLNAILRPLAVSGDSITIRKFSKDPFVLSQLVQMGTLSSEMAEFIQAAVHGKLNIVVSGGTGSGKTTTLNALSAFIPESERIVTIEDAAELQLQQDHKVTLEARPANIEGRGGITIRDLVRNALRMRPDRIIVGEVRGGEALDMLQAMNTGHEGSLTTVHANSPRDCLARIETMVLMAGADLPLTAIRTQVASAIDIIIQQARLLDGSRRIIRITEVVGMESGIITTQDLFQFDQTGVDEDGRVVGVFRANGIRPKNYDRIRSQGVDLSPSIFGMGV is encoded by the coding sequence ATGTCACTACGCAACCGAATTAATGGAATGTCTTCAGGAGCGTCTCAAGCCTTTAAAGCCATAAAAACGACACAAAATAGTAAAGCGGGAGAATTTGATTATTTAGGCACAAATTTTCTTGCCCTTAAAAGCCGTGTGCAAGACGCGTTATTAACTCAAGTGATGGATCCCGAGAAATTATCGCGGGATGAACTACGAGGTATTATTTTAAATATCGTGGAAGCTGATAAGGAGATCTCTCCTTTAGAAAAAGATGCCTTGGTTAGAATTTTGGTTGATGAAATATTAGGATATGGTCCCATACAAGCCCTATTAGACGATCCGGACATTTCCGAAATTATGATTAATGGGCCGTCGAGAGTCTATATTGAACGCCATGGATCATTGATTAAAACCGATGTAACCTTTCGCGACGAAGCCCACCTGCGTTCAGTATTAGAGAAAATGTTATCCTTTACCGGACGGCGCGTTGATGAGTCTAGTCCTATGGTGGATGCAAGGCTTCCAGACGGGTCCCGGCTCAATGCGATTTTGCGGCCTCTTGCCGTATCCGGCGATTCTATCACCATTAGAAAATTTTCTAAGGATCCGTTTGTTCTTTCTCAATTAGTACAGATGGGGACTTTGTCTAGTGAAATGGCCGAATTTATTCAAGCTGCCGTGCATGGCAAATTAAATATTGTGGTGTCTGGTGGAACTGGCTCTGGTAAAACAACGACATTGAATGCATTGTCGGCCTTCATTCCGGAATCTGAGCGGATAGTCACAATTGAAGATGCGGCAGAACTTCAACTGCAGCAGGACCATAAAGTGACACTGGAAGCTCGTCCAGCCAATATTGAGGGGCGCGGGGGAATTACGATTCGAGATCTCGTTCGAAATGCGTTGCGGATGCGTCCTGACCGCATTATTGTCGGTGAGGTTCGTGGTGGCGAGGCCTTAGACATGTTGCAAGCGATGAACACCGGTCATGAGGGAAGTTTGACAACGGTTCACGCTAATAGTCCACGGGATTGTCTTGCCCGTATCGAAACCATGGTTCTGATGGCAGGTGCGGATTTGCCCCTGACAGCTATTAGAACGCAGGTGGCCTCGGCAATTGATATTATTATTCAACAAGCACGACTTCTTGACGGCTCCCGCCGAATCATTCGGATCACCGAAGTGGTAGGCATGGAAAGTGGGATTATCACCACTCAAGATCTTTTCCAATTCGATCAGACAGGTGTTGATGAAGACGGACGCGTGGTCGGAGTTTTTCGGGCCAATGGAATTCGACCGAAAAATTATGATCGCATTCGTTCCCAAGGAGTCGATTTATCGCCCAGTATATTTGGCATGGGGGTCTAA
- a CDS encoding pilus assembly protein TadG-related protein: MRDTKGQSLPIVILFMGLIIGAAAITIDYGKVSALRNQAQSASSAAALAAAQTLAAEINGEVSSSNSNTQGYVNVPLTNPTTVAQKIYQENIKSAIAHSNSLNTCTVTYYIGSLNPQDKVSSNPSSIQLGINSPIYVQVTSSGTTTMNFGSALGIGSANITPKATAAATIQFKISNGLVLPLLLPVSNPLSSTGNWQNYWRDGEVYAAYRGDGSGNVPSWTTGIASTNIIAYHKSWKSLGDGCSKSAIFGDGGFGWYNNNEYASLQVGEVIKGKAGSNEWQHALASINPGQTVVLPVAYPHSYDQNTESGNKCPNDSAKTVEIYGFVTATIDSVHDTHDSVNNMNNTNGEPDVGFSFTIDHRYAVSSTLSSNNTTNLSLSYTAYLVPNNG, translated from the coding sequence TTGCGGGATACAAAAGGCCAATCATTACCTATCGTTATCCTTTTTATGGGATTAATTATTGGTGCAGCAGCCATAACGATCGATTATGGCAAAGTTTCTGCATTGCGTAATCAAGCACAATCGGCTTCCAGTGCGGCTGCATTAGCGGCTGCCCAAACGCTCGCGGCCGAAATAAATGGGGAAGTATCTTCATCAAACTCGAATACACAGGGATATGTTAATGTACCCTTAACGAATCCTACGACCGTAGCACAGAAAATATATCAAGAAAATATCAAAAGCGCGATTGCACACAGTAATTCCTTAAATACCTGTACCGTGACATATTATATTGGGTCTCTGAATCCTCAAGATAAAGTTAGTTCCAATCCTAGTAGTATCCAACTCGGTATTAACAGTCCTATTTATGTTCAAGTGACATCTTCGGGAACCACAACGATGAACTTTGGAAGTGCTTTAGGCATTGGTAGTGCAAATATCACACCAAAAGCTACCGCCGCCGCGACCATTCAGTTTAAAATCTCAAATGGATTAGTGCTACCATTACTGCTACCAGTTAGTAATCCTTTGTCCTCCACAGGAAATTGGCAGAACTATTGGAGAGATGGAGAAGTCTATGCGGCATATAGAGGAGACGGTTCAGGAAATGTGCCGTCGTGGACCACGGGAATTGCCTCAACTAATATCATTGCCTATCATAAATCGTGGAAGAGTTTAGGTGATGGATGCAGCAAGAGTGCAATTTTTGGTGATGGAGGATTTGGTTGGTACAATAATAACGAATACGCGTCACTGCAAGTCGGTGAAGTGATTAAGGGTAAAGCCGGGAGTAATGAATGGCAACATGCATTAGCTTCCATTAATCCTGGGCAAACGGTGGTTCTTCCAGTGGCATATCCCCATTCCTATGATCAAAATACCGAATCGGGTAATAAATGTCCCAATGATAGTGCAAAAACGGTAGAAATTTACGGATTTGTTACTGCAACAATTGATTCCGTTCATGATACGCATGATTCCGTGAATAACATGAATAATACGAACGGAGAGCCGGATGTTGGATTTAGTTTTACTATCGATCATCGCTATGCCGTTAGCAGTACATTGTCATCAAATAATACAACCAACTTATCTTTATCGTATACAGCATACTTGGTACCAAATAATGGATAA
- a CDS encoding Flp family type IVb pilin produces the protein MAKLQVFLLALFSRVKEKDGQALVEYALILALIAVVVIVALHFLGSSVKHQLNNIANNITNAS, from the coding sequence TTGGCGAAATTACAGGTGTTTTTGTTGGCATTATTTTCGCGAGTTAAGGAAAAAGACGGTCAGGCGTTGGTGGAATATGCTTTAATTTTGGCCCTCATTGCTGTGGTCGTCATTGTAGCATTACATTTCTTAGGAAGTTCCGTTAAACATCAATTGAACAATATTGCTAACAACATTACGAATGCGTCCTAA
- a CDS encoding type II secretion system F family protein — protein sequence MLFWLNVTIAALLALAVVMVALWVRDLRVANRQKTLHERLQSYQLVRKPPADELEIPFVQRVIVPEMRRILAAISRTLTPAKVRNELARRLRQAGSKLSPEVFALYRLAIAGLLLALGIFLVRINSTESEWQQILIPLGMAMLGYVFMGVRVNTQAQNRLKALERSLPEVFDLLSVSVEAGLAFDAAMRKLVTNIDDGPAKEEFSRVMSDIQLGMTRAEALAALAERTKSRELKRFAGLVAQSDRTGSGIAGALRVQARDIKEARAAQAREKAALIPVKIIFPMVFFIFPAIFIVILGPAMLSIVHLFHG from the coding sequence ATGTTATTTTGGTTAAACGTAACCATTGCTGCACTATTAGCGTTAGCTGTGGTTATGGTCGCTCTGTGGGTTCGAGATTTACGGGTTGCTAATCGTCAGAAAACACTTCATGAACGTTTGCAGTCTTATCAATTGGTGAGAAAACCACCGGCTGATGAACTCGAAATACCTTTTGTTCAACGGGTTATTGTGCCTGAAATGCGTAGGATATTAGCGGCTATATCTCGAACACTGACGCCGGCAAAAGTCCGAAATGAATTGGCAAGACGTCTTCGTCAGGCTGGGAGTAAGTTAAGTCCGGAAGTCTTTGCGTTGTACCGCTTAGCGATAGCGGGCTTATTGTTAGCGTTGGGTATCTTTTTGGTGAGAATAAATTCCACTGAGTCAGAGTGGCAGCAAATTTTGATTCCTTTAGGAATGGCGATGCTTGGCTATGTTTTCATGGGCGTCAGGGTTAATACCCAAGCGCAAAACCGTTTAAAGGCATTAGAACGTTCGTTACCTGAAGTGTTTGATTTATTGAGTGTGAGCGTTGAAGCGGGATTAGCATTTGATGCGGCCATGCGCAAATTGGTTACGAATATCGATGACGGGCCTGCTAAAGAAGAATTTTCCCGCGTGATGTCAGACATTCAATTGGGAATGACTCGAGCAGAAGCATTGGCTGCTTTGGCGGAACGTACCAAATCCCGGGAATTAAAAAGATTTGCCGGTCTAGTTGCCCAATCTGATCGAACAGGAAGTGGAATAGCAGGCGCGTTACGTGTACAAGCGCGTGATATTAAAGAGGCAAGAGCGGCACAGGCCCGGGAAAAGGCCGCGTTAATTCCGGTGAAAATCATTTTTCCGATGGTATTCTTCATTTTTCCGGCAATATTTATTGTAATTTTAGGTCCAGCGATGCTGTCGATTGTACACCTATTTCATGGATAA
- a CDS encoding cupin domain-containing protein, whose amino-acid sequence MKRVEKPWGYELWWAITDRYVGKVIHVNQGQSLSLQYHHVKHESMYVVAGQAEILINDELRRIGPGEAVEVPPLTKHRLTALTDLEVMEVSTPELDDVVRLEDNYGREGTSTP is encoded by the coding sequence ATGAAGCGGGTTGAAAAACCATGGGGTTACGAACTATGGTGGGCCATTACTGACCGCTATGTGGGTAAAGTGATTCATGTGAATCAAGGGCAGTCTTTAAGTTTGCAGTATCATCATGTGAAACATGAAAGTATGTATGTGGTGGCAGGTCAGGCTGAGATTTTAATTAATGATGAGTTAAGGCGCATAGGCCCAGGTGAAGCGGTGGAAGTTCCTCCATTGACCAAGCATCGTCTCACTGCGCTGACTGACCTCGAAGTGATGGAGGTGTCAACACCGGAACTCGATGATGTGGTGCGGTTAGAAGATAACTATGGGCGGGAAGGAACGTCAACACCCTAA
- a CDS encoding AAA family ATPase: protein MVSVLVAAISPVMESIDSMLRQLSFVNIAGSTESIREAVDIAAVESLDAMIIDESLLSDSWGLQDRLAREPFPLILIIHTPSAESTRRALAIHAADVMTQDAISSLLPPLLKSLNKSDEPAAALHRVIGVYSAKGGVGKTTLAVNLAWSLARLSERPTALVDLDLQFGDIGPMVHDSPDVTIRELVEGSPKEVEEDKLSRSLIAVDGLPLNLLLAPLHPQYADLVESHHVKDILQKLKATHSFTVCDLSAALSDQNLSAMDLVDVLLMVATPEMITLRNVARSLKVLQTLYPEPGRIRMVINRAGTGMTTDQISQLLPIPVSYWMPSGGVTPVRSANTGKPLVVVDPANPLAISIENIAKTLLEESEGASRRTVRKDVL, encoded by the coding sequence ATGGTAAGCGTACTCGTGGCAGCGATTTCTCCGGTTATGGAATCAATCGATTCCATGTTGCGACAGTTGTCGTTCGTCAATATTGCGGGTTCTACGGAAAGTATACGGGAAGCTGTGGATATTGCGGCCGTTGAATCCTTGGATGCGATGATTATTGATGAAAGTCTCCTCAGTGACAGTTGGGGGCTTCAAGACCGCCTGGCACGTGAGCCATTTCCATTGATTTTAATCATTCATACGCCGAGCGCGGAGTCGACTCGCCGCGCATTAGCTATTCATGCGGCTGACGTGATGACTCAGGACGCCATTTCTTCCCTATTACCACCATTATTGAAATCCTTGAATAAATCCGATGAACCTGCTGCGGCTTTGCACCGAGTTATTGGGGTATATTCAGCTAAGGGGGGAGTTGGCAAGACAACCTTGGCGGTCAATTTGGCATGGAGCTTAGCCCGTTTATCTGAACGACCCACTGCGCTCGTCGACTTAGATTTGCAGTTTGGGGACATAGGTCCGATGGTTCACGATAGTCCTGATGTGACGATTCGTGAGCTTGTTGAAGGCTCACCTAAAGAGGTTGAGGAAGACAAGTTGTCGCGTTCACTCATAGCCGTCGACGGGTTACCGTTAAATCTACTATTGGCACCGTTGCATCCACAGTATGCAGACTTGGTGGAATCTCATCACGTCAAAGATATCCTCCAAAAGCTGAAGGCAACACATTCCTTTACTGTGTGTGACTTGTCGGCAGCGTTGTCCGACCAAAATTTGTCGGCGATGGATCTTGTCGATGTCTTATTGATGGTAGCAACGCCAGAAATGATCACTTTGCGCAATGTCGCTCGATCATTGAAAGTACTTCAAACCTTATACCCCGAACCCGGTAGAATTCGCATGGTGATCAACCGTGCCGGTACGGGAATGACAACTGATCAAATCAGTCAGTTATTACCCATTCCCGTATCGTATTGGATGCCTAGTGGTGGAGTCACACCTGTTCGGTCGGCTAACACGGGTAAACCGTTGGTGGTCGTTGATCCAGCTAATCCTCTGGCAATATCCATTGAAAATATTGCCAAGACTTTATTAGAAGAATCTGAAGGGGCAAGCCGTCGGACGGTTCGAAAAGATGTACTGTGA
- the cpaB gene encoding Flp pilus assembly protein CpaB, whose translation MAIAKRMGTFFRINRWLLAGIVVIGVAAYVSARYVQIAIQQANAKTHVPTVQVLVASQPIAAYEPITSSMVTVKTYPVSAVPAGSYSSIQPLNGAWTTEAISPGVPLVSSEVFFPKTANVLAARINPQDMAVDVPLSSTNAVDGLIMPGDNIALFITITEKNGQKVIEDFMNHVKVLAVNGSMTPPSAPTVGQSPNLIVAMTPSRIESLLFAEQNSSGFTAALESPHTKAQRPTPYGLNNLDTPVP comes from the coding sequence ATGGCTATAGCAAAGCGGATGGGGACATTTTTTCGGATAAATCGTTGGCTGTTGGCGGGCATCGTGGTGATTGGTGTAGCTGCTTATGTTTCGGCGCGTTATGTCCAAATCGCTATTCAACAGGCTAATGCGAAAACCCATGTTCCTACCGTGCAAGTTCTTGTTGCCTCTCAACCTATTGCTGCTTATGAACCTATTACGTCCAGTATGGTTACGGTGAAAACCTATCCAGTGTCTGCTGTACCTGCAGGATCCTATTCTTCTATTCAGCCTCTGAATGGAGCATGGACAACGGAAGCCATTTCGCCGGGTGTTCCTCTCGTGTCCAGCGAAGTATTTTTCCCTAAAACCGCCAATGTATTAGCAGCCCGTATTAACCCTCAAGACATGGCGGTCGATGTTCCATTGTCGTCAACTAATGCGGTCGATGGTTTAATCATGCCGGGCGACAACATTGCCTTATTTATTACAATCACAGAGAAAAATGGGCAAAAAGTTATTGAAGATTTTATGAATCACGTCAAAGTGTTAGCGGTGAACGGTTCGATGACTCCACCATCTGCTCCTACGGTTGGACAAAGTCCCAATTTGATTGTCGCCATGACACCATCTCGTATTGAATCTCTCCTATTTGCTGAGCAAAACTCATCGGGCTTTACCGCAGCTCTTGAGTCTCCGCATACTAAGGCGCAACGCCCCACTCCTTATGGACTTAATAATCTTGATACTCCGGTTCCTTAA